One segment of Daphnia magna isolate NIES linkage group LG2, ASM2063170v1.1, whole genome shotgun sequence DNA contains the following:
- the LOC116916669 gene encoding uncharacterized protein LOC116916669, whose product MLLNNNGPSDTVVQPAGGVFRRQKQQEPERHSNNNSSKTKKSGKSASAGGGTSSVRNSWSFTSDLPMQVPTVATVKENIYVDPETLINANGELKAVSRSRLRQRSVSNLNAAALAGTRERRDHSSSNRHQNGGTMAKGVDYIRIHQPTPVRAALAAHHQSIDLTTALPPATNVVDLQIQDRSEYGNPDGSSAHSTAERDSGVVANVKPADQTGLLHPVMDLYQAINQNQSNDYKIIQGYVIQPEMGADGCVNRDSQQHAHPGQAANAPMVRHGSGRGSATNARGFPSSSSSSVGSTGKTSAEVVHRKPAAAGSPMPTSTGPNAVKTEWTFLPSPTAASEPQHREINSKPEESSMVRKGLLWVMRDRLFSRYHERFCILTRNYLHCFKKGSEASLTQMGNFLFKVNLAEVIAVQWLDKRGTAIVCLTLAKEGRLLVKTSMDLNGWFDDLQCCVKETIGRRQTLLMDQRGRAETFTSSSVSVAQQQQPQQQQRPAPVQSVYRDRSLAARDNNKPTNRFSLMVDHEVKLTGTGGSTSDHSDYGLNNSAVLTAEPQSLGNYNAVPAQVASSTPPPAAPGPPVPVPYRERSVSFDRSRVSKAEREAKRRSYYPSNHVTQV is encoded by the exons atgTTGTTGAATAACAACGGACCGAGCGACACTGTTGTCCAACCAGCAGGAGGCGTCTTCCGGCGGCAGAAGCAACAAGAGCCCGAACGGCACAGCAATAACAACAGCAGTAAGACGAAGAAGAGCGGCAAGAGCGCGTCGGCTGGAGGTGGCACGTCGTCTGTTCGCAATTCGTGGTCTTTTACGAGCGATTTGCCGATGCAAGTGCCTACGGTGGCCACCGTCAAAGAGAACATCTACGTCGATCCGGAGACGCTGATCAATGCCAATGGAGAGCTAAAAGCCGTTTCGCGTTCCAGACTGCGACAAAGGAGCGTGTCCAACTTGAACGCGGCCGCCTTGGCCGGAACGAGAGAACGTCGTGATCACAGCTCGTCCAATCGCCATCAGAATGGGGGCACCATGGCTAAAGGTGTGGACTACATCCGCATCCATCAGCCGACTCCGGTTCGGGCCGCCTTAGCAGCTCATCACCAATCCATCGATCTGACGACGGCCTTACCCCCAGCCACGAACGTAGTTGACCTGCAGATTCAAGACAGATCTGAGTACGGAAATCCGGATGGCTCTTCGGCTCACTCGACGGCCGAACGGGACAGCGGAGTGGTGGCCAACGTCAAACCTGCAGATCAGACTGGATTGCTTCATCCAGTCATGGATTTGTACCAAGCCATCAATCAAAATCAATCGAATGATTACAAGATCATCCAGGGTTATGTGATCCAGCCGGAAATGGGCGCCGATGGTTGCGTGAACCGAGACTCGCAACAACACGCTCATCCGGGCCAAGCGGCCAACGCGCCCATGGTGCGACACGGTTCCGGACGTGGATCAGCAACAAACGCACGTGGTTTCCCATCGTCATCTTCATCATCGGTCGGATCGACTGGCAAAACGTCGGCGGAAGTAGTTCACCGGAAACCCGCAGCTGCTGGTAGTCCGATGCCGACCAGTACGGGACCGAATGCCGTCAAAACCGAGTGGACCTTCCTTCCGTCGCCTACAGCGGCCAGCGAACCCCAACACCGTGAAATCAACTCCAAACCAGAG GAATCTTCGATGGTGCGCAAAGGTCTACTATGGGTCATGCGCGATCGTCTTTTCTCCCGTTATCACG AACGATTTTGCATCCTGACTCGAAACTACTTGCACTGCTTCAAGAAAGGCTCCGAAGCCAGTTTGACTCAAATGGGAAACTTCTTGTTCAAG GTGAACTTGGCCGAGGTGATTGCCGTCCAATGGCTGGACAAGAGGGGGACAGCTATTGTATGCTTAACGCTGGCCAAAGAGGGCCGCCTCCTGGTCAAGACCTCTATGGATCTCAACGGATGGTTCGACGATTTACAG TGTTGCGTCAAAGAAACTATCGGTCGCCGCCAGACATTGTTAATGGACCAGCGAGGAAGAGCTGAAACTTTCACGTCATCGTCCGTGTCCGTTGCTCAGCAACAACAgccgcaacaacaacaacgacctGCTCCAGTCCAATCGGTTTATCGCGATCGGAGTCTGGCAGCCAGGGACAACAATAAGCCAACCAATCGATTCTCTC TGATGGTTGACCACGAAGTGAAATTGACAGGGACCGGCGGCAGTACTTCAGATCATTCAGACTATGGGCTGAATAATAGTGCAGTATTAACAGCCGAACCTCAGAGTCTAGGAAACTATAACGCCGTTCCGGCTCAGGTGGCGTCTTCAACTCCGCCACCGGCCGCACCCGGTCCTCCCGTTCCAGTCCCCTATCGAG AGCGTTCGGTGAGTTTCGACCGATCGCGCGTTTCCAAAGCCGAGAGAGAAGCCAAACGGAGATCCTACTACCCCAGCAATCACGTCACCCAagtgtga